In the Bactrocera tryoni isolate S06 unplaced genomic scaffold, CSIRO_BtryS06_freeze2 scaffold_11, whole genome shotgun sequence genome, one interval contains:
- the LOC120779608 gene encoding SCAN domain-containing protein 3-like isoform X1 encodes MKPSKLMRHLTTKHQKEADKPLDFFERKLKALSQQQNTIIQASSVNESTLLASYKVAYRVAKSGKPHTIAENLILPAALDMVEIMVSKQEANKLRKVPLSDNTISRRINDMAKDIQEQVVEKLKNSQHFALQFDESTDVSDCAQFVVFVRFEADDSITEEILFCKALPANTTGQCLYDMFLESTCHYDIDWKKCIAICSDGAKAMTGKNSGLIAKLKSIIPNISWTHCFLHRQALSAKVKLCKPGYSESFVKIWARFIKISFITQRSGGYPKERY; translated from the exons ATGAAACCGTCAAAGCTTATGCGGCATCTCACAACCAAGCATCAAAAAGAAGCTGATAAGCCGTTGGATTTCTTTGAACGAAAGTTGAAAGCTCTTAGTCAGCAGCAAAATACTATAATTCAG GCATCCAGTGTCAACGAGTCAACATTATTAGCTAGCTACAAAGTCGCATATCGAGTTGCTAAATCAGGGAAACCACATACAATTGCCGAAAATCTTATTTTGCCAGCGGCACTCGATATGGTTGAAATTATGGTTAGTAAGCAGGAGGCAAACAAATTACGAAAAGTACCACTTTCTGACAATACTATTTCACGCAGAATAAACGATATGGCCAAGGATATTCAAGAACAAGTAgtcgaaaaattaaagaatagcCAACATTTTGCTTTGCAGTTCGATGAATCTACAGATGTTTCCGACTGTGCACAGTTTGTAGTATTTGTGCGCTTTGAAGCAGATGACAGTATTACGGAAGAAATCTTATTTTGCAAAGCACTTCCTGCAAACACTACTGGCCAGTGTTTGTACGATATGTTTTTAGAAAGCACTTGCCACTACGATATtgattggaaaaaatgtatcgCTATTTGTAGCGATGGCGCTAAAGCTATGACTGGCAAAAATAGCGGACtcattgcaaaattaaaatcgatAATACCAAACATATCCTGGACACACTGTTTTCTTCATCGACAGGCTCTATCTGCTAAG GTAAAGCTTTGCAAACCCGGCTATTCAGAATCGTTTGTGAAGATATGGGCTCGCTTCATCAAAATCTCCTTTATCACACAGAGGTCAGgtggctatccaaaggaaaggTATTGA
- the LOC120779551 gene encoding uncharacterized protein LOC120779551, with product MDSCPLLSEMSREISGVNVPVFIIGDSAFRFSKQLMKPYSFSENQNNGEKVFNYALSKTRRVVENAFGHLKARFRRIGKGIDNSVRNANSIIKACCVLHNFLNDNNDTLNAKWLRALEELETRRQNPCDISYASDDQINGEMIRTALCTYFENTYIH from the exons atggaTAGTTGTCCTTTACTAAGCGAAATGTCTAGAGAAATTTCAGGCGTAAATGtgccagtattcattattggggATTCGGCTTTTCGATTTAGCAAACAACTAATGAAACCGTATTCATTTagcgaaaatcaaaataatggtGAGAAGGTATTCAACTACGCTCTTTCGAAAACACGTAGAGTTGTCGAAAATGCTTTTGGACACCTCAAGGCCCGCTTTCGACGCATCGGAAAAGGAATTGACAACTCTGTACGGAATGCCAACTCCATAATAAAAGCATGTTGCGtccttcacaattttttaaatgataacaACGACACGCTAAACGCTAAATGGTTACGCGCTTTGGAAGAGTTGGAGACTAGACGCCAGAATCCGTGTGATATTTCATATGCATCTGACGACCAAATTAATGGAGAAATGATTCGTACagcactttgtacatattttg aaaatacttatattcattaa
- the LOC120779608 gene encoding protein FAM200B-like isoform X2 has protein sequence MKPSKLMRHLTTKHQKEADKPLDFFERKLKALSQQQNTIIQASSVNESTLLASYKVAYRVAKSGKPHTIAENLILPAALDMVEIMNKRYGQGYSRTSSRKIKE, from the exons ATGAAACCGTCAAAGCTTATGCGGCATCTCACAACCAAGCATCAAAAAGAAGCTGATAAGCCGTTGGATTTCTTTGAACGAAAGTTGAAAGCTCTTAGTCAGCAGCAAAATACTATAATTCAG GCATCCAGTGTCAACGAGTCAACATTATTAGCTAGCTACAAAGTCGCATATCGAGTTGCTAAATCAGGGAAACCACATACAATTGCCGAAAATCTTATTTTGCCAGCGGCACTCGATATGGTTGAAATTATG AATAAACGATATGGCCAAGGATATTCAAGAACAAGTAgtcgaaaaattaaagaatag
- the LOC120779630 gene encoding uncharacterized protein LOC120779630: MFYRKEKTAVGSTGGSPSQWPLYEKMRAVLLPYVSYNAENLVEESFQSSTNSEPLQISVETAAVAASPLPSPICLPSPSAMPMSPSDTSSVPVPSPEPSDAINKKRNNFQSIILKKFEQIEKQLEKANQQSIETSKEIKDLTKKMVENDNKKNRNDGTIYKRF, from the exons atgTTTTACAGGAAAGAGAAGACAGCAGTCGGGTCAACTGGCGGTTCTCCCTCGCAGTGGCCACTTTACGAGAAGATGAGAGCCGTACTGTTGCCGTACGTCAGCTACAATGCCGAGAACTTAGTGGAGGAAAGTTTTCAAA gttcTACCAACTCCGAACCACTCCAAATTTCGGTGGAAACGGCTGCGGTTGCTGCATCGCCATTGCCATCACCGATTTGCCTACCATCGCCCTCAGCTATGCCGATGTCGCCAAGCGATACTTCTTCGGTACCAGTACCGTCTCCCGAGCCGAGTGATGCtatcaataaaaaaaggaataattttcaaagcataattttaaaaaaatttgaacaaatagAAAAGCAGCTCGAAAAAGCAAATCAGCAATCCATTGAAACCAGCAAAGAAATTAAGGACTTGAcaaaaaaaatggttgaaaatgataataaaaaaaaccgaaatgaTGGAACAATTTATAAAAGATTCTAA